A window of the Brassica napus cultivar Da-Ae chromosome C5, Da-Ae, whole genome shotgun sequence genome harbors these coding sequences:
- the LOC125587606 gene encoding homeobox-leucine zipper protein HAT5-like isoform X3: MESNKFFFNPSTSHGSMMNMEESSSKRRPFFCSPDDLLYDDVDVDYYDDHTPDKKRRLTHEQVHLLEKSFEKENKLEPERKTQLANKLGLQPRQVSVWFQNRRARWKTKQLERDFNLLKSSYDQLLSNYDSILKDNHLLRSQVTSLAGKVQAKAETAPYQVPESNQLDPVNMNRFEPAIKTEDRLSSGSAVLDEDAPHQLRDSCDSYFPTIVPIHHSAEEHNNGSGNDTGCFADVFVQGESFGFWGWT, encoded by the exons ATGGAATCCAATAAGTTTTTCTTCAATCCGTCTACTTCTCATG GATCGATGATGAACATGGAGGAATCATCATCAAAGAGAAGACCCTTCTTTTGCTCCCCCGATGATCTCCTCTACGACGACGTCGACGTCGACTACTACGACGATCACACACCCGACAAAAAGCGTCGCCTTACTCATGAACAGGTGCATCTGCTGGAGAAGAGCTTCGAGAAGGAGAACAAGCTGGAGCCAGAGCGCAAGACTCAGCTTGCCAACAAGCTTGGTCTTCAGCCCAGGCAAGTCTCCGTCTGGTTTCAAAACCGCCGCGCTCGTTGGAAAACCAAGCAGCTCGAGAGAGACTTCAATCTCCTCAAGTCCTCTTACGACCAGCTCCTCTCTAACTACGACTCCATCCTCAAGGACAACCATCTCCTCAGATCCCAG GTGACTTCCCTAGCCGGCAAGGTCCAAGCCAAAGCAGAGACAGCTCCTTATCAAGTACCCGAATCAAACCAGCTCGATCCGGTGAACATGAACCGGTTCGAACCGGCAATCAAAACAGAGGATCGGTTAAGTTCAGGGAGTGCGGTACTAGACGAAGACGCACCTCATCAACTAAGAGACAGCTGCGACTCTTACTTCCCAACCATTGTACCCATCCACCACTCGGCGGAGGAACATAACAACGGCAGTGGTAATGACACTGGCTGTTTCGCTGACGTCTTTGTGCAAGGTGAATCATTTGGATTCTGGGGCTGGACTTGA
- the LOC125587606 gene encoding homeobox-leucine zipper protein HAT5-like isoform X2 — MESNKFFFNPSTSHGNMFFLGSMMNMEESSSKRRPFFCSPDDLLYDDVDVDYYDDHTPDKKRRLTHEQVHLLEKSFEKENKLEPERKTQLANKLGLQPRQVSVWFQNRRARWKTKQLERDFNLLKSSYDQLLSNYDSILKDNHLLRSQVTSLAGKVQAKAETAPYQVPESNQLDPVNMNRFEPAIKTEDRLSSGSAVLDEDAPHQLRDSCDSYFPTIVPIHHSAEEHNNGSGNDTGCFADVFVQGESFGFWGWT, encoded by the exons ATGGAATCCAATAAGTTTTTCTTCAATCCGTCTACTTCTCATGGCAACATGTTCTTCCTCG GATCGATGATGAACATGGAGGAATCATCATCAAAGAGAAGACCCTTCTTTTGCTCCCCCGATGATCTCCTCTACGACGACGTCGACGTCGACTACTACGACGATCACACACCCGACAAAAAGCGTCGCCTTACTCATGAACAGGTGCATCTGCTGGAGAAGAGCTTCGAGAAGGAGAACAAGCTGGAGCCAGAGCGCAAGACTCAGCTTGCCAACAAGCTTGGTCTTCAGCCCAGGCAAGTCTCCGTCTGGTTTCAAAACCGCCGCGCTCGTTGGAAAACCAAGCAGCTCGAGAGAGACTTCAATCTCCTCAAGTCCTCTTACGACCAGCTCCTCTCTAACTACGACTCCATCCTCAAGGACAACCATCTCCTCAGATCCCAG GTGACTTCCCTAGCCGGCAAGGTCCAAGCCAAAGCAGAGACAGCTCCTTATCAAGTACCCGAATCAAACCAGCTCGATCCGGTGAACATGAACCGGTTCGAACCGGCAATCAAAACAGAGGATCGGTTAAGTTCAGGGAGTGCGGTACTAGACGAAGACGCACCTCATCAACTAAGAGACAGCTGCGACTCTTACTTCCCAACCATTGTACCCATCCACCACTCGGCGGAGGAACATAACAACGGCAGTGGTAATGACACTGGCTGTTTCGCTGACGTCTTTGTGCAAGGTGAATCATTTGGATTCTGGGGCTGGACTTGA
- the LOC125587606 gene encoding homeobox-leucine zipper protein HAT5-like isoform X1 has translation MESNKFFFNPSTSHGNMFFLGNLNPVVQGSMMNMEESSSKRRPFFCSPDDLLYDDVDVDYYDDHTPDKKRRLTHEQVHLLEKSFEKENKLEPERKTQLANKLGLQPRQVSVWFQNRRARWKTKQLERDFNLLKSSYDQLLSNYDSILKDNHLLRSQVTSLAGKVQAKAETAPYQVPESNQLDPVNMNRFEPAIKTEDRLSSGSAVLDEDAPHQLRDSCDSYFPTIVPIHHSAEEHNNGSGNDTGCFADVFVQGESFGFWGWT, from the exons ATGGAATCCAATAAGTTTTTCTTCAATCCGTCTACTTCTCATGGCAACATGTTCTTCCTCGGTAATCTCAATCCCGTGGTCCAAG GATCGATGATGAACATGGAGGAATCATCATCAAAGAGAAGACCCTTCTTTTGCTCCCCCGATGATCTCCTCTACGACGACGTCGACGTCGACTACTACGACGATCACACACCCGACAAAAAGCGTCGCCTTACTCATGAACAGGTGCATCTGCTGGAGAAGAGCTTCGAGAAGGAGAACAAGCTGGAGCCAGAGCGCAAGACTCAGCTTGCCAACAAGCTTGGTCTTCAGCCCAGGCAAGTCTCCGTCTGGTTTCAAAACCGCCGCGCTCGTTGGAAAACCAAGCAGCTCGAGAGAGACTTCAATCTCCTCAAGTCCTCTTACGACCAGCTCCTCTCTAACTACGACTCCATCCTCAAGGACAACCATCTCCTCAGATCCCAG GTGACTTCCCTAGCCGGCAAGGTCCAAGCCAAAGCAGAGACAGCTCCTTATCAAGTACCCGAATCAAACCAGCTCGATCCGGTGAACATGAACCGGTTCGAACCGGCAATCAAAACAGAGGATCGGTTAAGTTCAGGGAGTGCGGTACTAGACGAAGACGCACCTCATCAACTAAGAGACAGCTGCGACTCTTACTTCCCAACCATTGTACCCATCCACCACTCGGCGGAGGAACATAACAACGGCAGTGGTAATGACACTGGCTGTTTCGCTGACGTCTTTGTGCAAGGTGAATCATTTGGATTCTGGGGCTGGACTTGA